CAACAGCAAAAAGTTGGCAAAATTTTATACCTTTGGGCATTTCCTCGAACACCTTGTGCGCGTCGGCCGCCGGCTCAACAAGTGAGCTCGCCGGCGCTTCGATAGCCGCCGCGTCCGTCGCACGCCCTGCAAGCTTCTTCCTCGACGGCTTAGAGGAGCCGGAGCCGTCCAccgccttgttcttcttcgcaGATACCTTGCCGTTCTTCGCCCGCGCCGCATTTGGGAGCTTCGAGAGGGGGGCACGTGGCTTCACGGTGTTCCCAGCTAGAGAACTCAACACAACTGTTCCCAGCTAGAGAAGTCAACACAACTGTTTGCACATGCAATGAATCCCCACTTCGTTGTAAGAGAAATGTTGAAAACAGGTTGCAATACATGCAACCATTTTTTTCAACCGTGTACTGCCCATTTCCATTAATTTCTTAACGGAAACATAAAATCCGTCTCTATTTCATGTTGCAATACAGGCAACATGAAAAAGCAATGTTAACATCATGACGATCTCCAAATGAGGCCTCCACAACCTCCATATTTGAGGCTACGAGGTCATTTTTGGATCGAGCTTCATATTGTTTTGACGATCTTAATGCATGTGACGACTCTGCTAGAGTGTTATTTGTGTGTTGATCATCATACTAGCGATTATTATGATGATCAGACATATATGACACATGTGCTATGTATGGTGGttaggaggaggaggtgttgggaaGGGAGATGTCGACATGTCGCAACAAATAAATGTGCTCAGGAGGAAGCAGTGCAAGAGATGGAGGAACTCAGGGGAGGCATTATGCATGCATGGGCGAGCTATGAATGGGAGGTGCTCTAGAGGATGTGCTGCTTGCGGAGGAGCTCGGGAAGGAAGAAGGTGGCCAGGGTGGGCACAACTTGACAAGACCAAGGCATCGGCCGAGAGATACCAATTGCCAGGTGCTAAATGGCATCTGGGCAGCGCCGATATGGCTGTCGCAAACGACGAGATGGCCTCTtcccttccgatgatttcttctTTTGACGGCTAGTTCTGTGTGAGTAGGTCAGTAGAGTGGTGGATGGCGATTATGTGCCGACATAGTGCATCGATGTCTAGGCGTCGTTATGAAGGTGTTGGTTTGCAATTCTGCTCCGGGGATGATTTGTTTTCTTCACCAATGattccccagcccaccagggttcaagtcctggtgctcgcattattcctggatttatttcaggatttccggcgatgcgcattcagtgggaggagacgttcccgtcgacgatgaggcgcctacggtgacttcataaatctcaagatgatatgccggctcagtctctcgaaggtgctcataggggtagggtgtgcgtgtgtatattcatagaggtgagtgtatgtgcgtatgtatgagcgattgcgtctgtactgtgttcaaAAAAAATATGGAATGCAAAAAAAAAACTTTATCAACTATTGTATTCCATCATGAGTTCATGACATGTTGTCCTCGCAGAATTGTTTTCCAATGCGCTACGGATTTGCGGTTGCTTCGCTTTGGTAGGATACCGGGCATATCAGCATCACTTGGAAGGAATCCCCTCATCCCAAGTAAAGCTACCTCTCGCGTCGCCATCATATCATATCGCCTTCAACTTCCATACCATCTCTTTTCCTACCATATATATAGTTATATACAAGAGCCCCTTCTCCACGAACACGAGCATAACATATAGCGATCCAGAGAAACAGGGCTAGATCAGATTCATCCAGAGATCCAGCGAAGAATCGGAGCCTCTTTTTCGCTAGGATTATTAGCTCTCGCGGACAGGAGCGATGGCGAGCGGCGGCTACGGCTACGGCGGCCCCTACTCCTACTACCAGCCTGCGGCCGCGCCCTTCTACTACGCGCAGCGGCCGGCgagaggcggcggtggcggcggcggctcgcgcCCGCCGCTCCACCTCTTCCTGCTGCTCGCGACgctgctcctcctcgccgccACCTCGCTGTACGCGCGGTGCGAGGCGGCGGTGGAGAGCATGGCACAGCAGCTCCGGCCGCTGCTCATCCTGTCCCCGCTGCTGCTCATCGTCGCCGTTCAGCTCTGGGTGGCGACCAGCGGGGATAATCAAGGGCGAGGCGGGGGCGCCCTCGCGTACCTCCTCTCGCAGGTGACGCCGGGGGACCGGTACCAGAGCGGCCATGGCGCCCCGTACGGCCAGTGGGACGGCGGCTCGTCGCCGTGGGGTGTGGCGGTGGTGCTCGTGCTCGTCCTCATATTGGTCTCGTACCAGTCTTCGTTCCAGGAGTGGCGGCTGTTCCCGCTGCGCGGCCGGTGAAGAGGTGCGATGGACGGCGTGAGGTTAGGCTGCGTCGGCGTGCATGAAGCTGCTGCTTGCGTGATCAGGGCCATGGTTGGCATGAACCACTCTGTTGTGTTGTCGGAGGAGCTAGCCATGGTTGGCATGGCCTTTATAATGCCATGAATCCATACATCTAGATGCAGGGTTCTGCTGGTTTTCATACAGCTTAGTTAGAGATGCAAGAATTTCACATGAAGCAGAATTATTTCTCTTGGTGAATGAGCAAATCGATTATTCTTTCATCCTAAAATATACTGGGTCTTTACAACAACATAATGTCAAAACTTGAAGACACGTAGCACATAATAAAATTATTAAAAGGAAAAAAACACATGACATAAAAAAGTCATACGGAAGAGATCTACGCGCAACACAACAACTATTAATATCAACACCACCCTTGGCGTCACCCGGAGAGTTTCTCCAACAACAACGCCTCCAAGAAGAGAAATACATATACACACGAAGGCCACCGTTGAAGACCCAACCATGTAAACTAGATCACAGATTTTCACTCGGAAGAGAAATTACGAGCAATGTCTGGATAGTGTCTTTAGCAAGAGAATGATGTGGAAACACCCGTCATGTACAATAAATGAAGATCGGACTCAGAGTTTTCACTCAAGAATTCGAGAGCATGTGCTCAGAAGGCACCACCAAACTGCATAGCGACAACGCTCATTCGCACCACCCTGATATAGGCATCATAACGCGGCCGAACATTTCCACGTACATGAGGTatcaagcagtgtcaagagaagcCGCCGACCATCTATGAGGACACCCTCCATCATTGTCGGATGATCTTCATGGATCCCGCTAACCAGCCACTATGGGAGGCCGCGTGCGTTAGCCTACTCAAGGGCCATTCGGTAGCCCCATGCCTTGCTTGCCATCAACAACCCGCCTTTGGGTGACAGAAAGGATTCAATCTCCACCATGCACACAACCCACAGTAAAGGCAGTTGATCCATGCGAAAGATCCCTACATAATATGAACTCGCAAACAACCTGTTGTGCCTCCCGAGTTTTGCGAGCCTGCCCACATATCATCCATTGATCCATCATGAACTCCGTCAACCGGTAACCCAAATCACAGCACAACAGGGAATTCCTGGCCATCAAAAGCGACTTTGGCAACAAGAGCAGACTAGACTCAAATCGCTTGCCGCCACAGTCAACACACGCACCAAGCACCGTGCTACCGCTGGCCCAGGACCCTCGGATCCAAACCATAGGCGGAAaagccccgccgccaccgtcgagttGGAGTTGCTCTTGCATCTTTCTAACTTCTGTCGGCGGGTCTCATTGAATATTAAATAGTATTATGATAAGTTTATATTGTATTACCTTCATCCTAAAAAGCGTGCCTAGATACATCCATAtatagacaaatctaagacaaacTTTTTTGTGACGGAGAGTGTATAAGGCAAGAAGGTATAATATTTTCATTATGTAAAGAGTTAAATACACCACCGGTGCCTTAACTTATCCGTCACGGTCAGTTTGGTAcctaaacttgcaaaatacataAAAGTGGTGTTATAACTTGTCCTCCCGTGCATATACGATGCCTCTGGCTGTATGCGACCGTATGGGCTGCCCGCGTGAAATGCGAGCTAGCGGCTGGCCTACTTGTCAGTGGGCGAGCGATTTTCTTTTGCAGAAAATACCTCATGTTTTATTCAAATTAGAAATATAGATCTCATATGTCAGCATGACAGAGAGAGAAATCGCTCAAATAAATTACAGGTAGACCTACTGCTTAGTGCGGGCATGAGCAGACCATCCGGCAGAACATGATGCGTTCTAGTATTAGCTAGTACTCATATACATAGACCTAGTCCGCGTATCTCTCTGCACTTCCTTCACATGTAttctttttgtttattttttagTTCCTGTTTAGTTTTTATATGTAAATTTTACcatcaaaaatacaaaaaaatataaGTAGGCAATTATTGTGCATTTTAATTCTTTAATCTATTTTCATTATTGTTACTTTGAAGAGGTAaacatgaactttttccaaattttaTGTGGATTTAGACAGGTCAACATATATTAAAAATTATTGTGTAAATTTATGCATCCTGATGCAGGACCACAAGCACGGACAATTATTGCCTATATTCATTGATTTAAAATACTACACAATTGCAAAAAATCGACAACATAACTGTTCAACGTGTATTAAAAGTTATTGTCTAATAATAGTAATTCTAGAATGTATTAAAACATGTTAAAGGTGTTTGTAGAAATATAAGAATAATTTTACACAATAAATTTTCTCAATACACGTTGAACATGTTTTTAAAATACATGTTGTCAAGTTTTTGAATGCACGGCAAACCTAAGGTAACCACGAGGCAGGGCACCACGTGATGACTAAAAGGAAGAAATACTGTTTACATCGACAAATAAATCAGCAGGAAAATTCCAACTAGATGCTCTAATGGGATAAATATAATTTAGACCGTAATGAGATTGTTCCGTATGGTAACAAGTGAATAATTTAGGTGCGTCAAACAAATAAATTGTCACTGACGTGTGCATGTATGCATACCACGCACATGAGGTCCAGTATTAAGAAAAATAATACTACAAATGATTAGATACAACACCAAAAATAAATATGATAATTTTATATTTTACATAAGATGGTTTTCCTCTAAATTTAGCGTAAAATCTTGCTTGGTTTACTAGCTAGCTTACAAGGCTGGCACGACTGAGCTCCTGAGTTCGAACTTTGAATCCCCCTTTTCTTTCTTATTATTTTTCTTTATTGTTCACATGGTATCATTGTTATAAAAGCCGCTGTATCTGCCATTTACACATACTGGTGTGTTTGATGTAGTGGTTAACATGTATGTCTTGTGCATGCGAGGcacatttatttttctttttactATTTCATTCATCCGCTCGCCTGAGCTGATATGCGGGACCGCATTAAAATTAAATCTGAGGGGGCTGGCTCTAAAAAATGTGGGACCATATTAAAAATAAATCTGAGGGGGTTGGTTGTAAAAAATGCCCCCACACTTACATGCAGGCCACCTCCATGCGGGCTTGCCATGTGG
This sequence is a window from Aegilops tauschii subsp. strangulata cultivar AL8/78 chromosome 7, Aet v6.0, whole genome shotgun sequence. Protein-coding genes within it:
- the LOC109760623 gene encoding uncharacterized protein yields the protein MASGGYGYGGPYSYYQPAAAPFYYAQRPARGGGGGGGSRPPLHLFLLLATLLLLAATSLYARCEAAVESMAQQLRPLLILSPLLLIVAVQLWVATSGDNQGRGGGALAYLLSQVTPGDRYQSGHGAPYGQWDGGSSPWGVAVVLVLVLILVSYQSSFQEWRLFPLRGR